The Phoenix dactylifera cultivar Barhee BC4 unplaced genomic scaffold, palm_55x_up_171113_PBpolish2nd_filt_p 001451F, whole genome shotgun sequence genome contains a region encoding:
- the LOC120108638 gene encoding 60S acidic ribosomal protein P1-like, with protein MSTGELACSYAALILHDDGIPVTAEKISTLVKAATLKIDSYWAPLFAKLLEKRSVDDLILSVGSGGGGAPVAVAAPAGGAGGAAAAAAAPAAEEKEEPKEESDDDMGFSLFD; from the exons ATGTCCACCGGAGAGCTTGCCTGCTCCTACGCGGCCCTCATCCTCCACGACGATGGCATCCCCGTCAcg GCGGAGAAGATCTCCACCTTGGTGAAGGCCGCCACCCTGAAGATTGACTCCTACTGGGCTCCGCTCTTCGCGAAGCTGCTCGAGAAGAGGAGCGTCGACGACCTCATATTGAGCGTTGGATCTG GGGGAGGCGGCGCCCCGGTTGCTGTCGCGGCGCCGGCGGGTGGTGCTGGCGGTGCGGCTGCCGCTGCTGCCGCGCCCGCAGCTGAGGAGAAG GAGGAGCCGAAGGAGGAGAGCGATGACGACATGGGATTCAGCCTATTCGATTAG